The Prevotella herbatica genome contains the following window.
AGGCCGTTGACCATTTGACTTTGCTGAATCATTACCAGAAGTCTTTATACTGTCACCATTCACTTTATTTGCAGCAGCCTTACTCTGGTGCATTCTATACAACTTGATATTACTTATTATCATAAGTTTCAACGTCGTTGCATTATCTCCAGGATCCTGACTCTTATTTAGCATGAAAAAGCCACGTATCTCCTTTATTCCAAGTTTCTTGTCATCACGGATAGTTAGATTGAAATGACTTGCCGATGAAATATGCATGTTCTGTGTAGCAATACTGTCATTGCCAAACTTAACAGCCAACACAACAACTCCATCACGCATACCATCCTGAAATATAAATTGTGTATCGAAATCAAGTATGATGCCATCTCCTTTATGAAATGTTGAATCAGCAACCATTGAAAAAGAATTCAAGTTGAAAGGCTTCTGTGGTGTAAGTACCATTGCCGACTCTTCATTCCAGACATTTGCAGTATCGCCATTTGCTGTAACGCTACCAAATCGGTTAACAGCATCAGCAGAAGCACCTAATGCAACAGCCTCTTTACCAAGTCGTTTAGTTAAATCCTCATAAATTTGCTTCAACTGATCTGTATGGCGCATATAATAAACCATTGATGAGTCAAACTCCGCAGGAGTATAACCATACTTCTTCAATACAGCCGCACGATACTTTATAGTATTGACAGAATCATTACCTGAAATCTGAGCCATACTGCTAGCCAGATGATAATCATAAAGAACATCACCCATTTTATCTGGTTGAATAAACTGTGAAGGTACAGATGGTTTACATGAAACCACCAGAAATAATCCCATAATTACAACAAGTGAACTTATTGTCATTTTAAGGAACTTGCATCCTTGGAGAGACGAAGACTTCATATTTATTTCTTTTTAAAAGCACCCCTAACGGTCTCAGAAATACCTTCCATATCTTTTCTGAAGAAAAGAAGTAACAGTACAACACCTACAGAAATACAAGCATCAGCAAAGTTAAATACTGGTGAGAAGAAAACAAATTCTTGTCCACCTTTGAAAGGTACCCAATCTGGATATGTTGTAACAATAAGAGGAAAATAAAACATATCGACAACTTTACCCTGTAAAAATGAGGCATAACCACTACCAAAAGGTACAAGGTATGATACATAGAACGGTGAAGATGCATTAAATATCAGCCCATAAAACATTGAATCTATAATGTTACCAGCAGCACCAGCCAAGATCATAGACAACACAACAATGTAACCAGTTGAATGTTTTTGTTGAAGGACTTTATGCATATACCAGCCTATACATCCAACAGCTATAATACGGAATACACTCAAAACCAATTTATTGAAGAATGTCATACCATAAGCCATACCATTGTTTTCAATGAAGCTGATATAAAACCAGTCTGTTACACGAACAGACTCACCTAAACACATGTTAGTTTTGACCTCTATCTTGATTATCTGGTCAATAACAAGTATTGCGATAATCAAGACAAATGCCAATAACCTATCTTGCGATAAATAACTATTTTTTTTCATTTCTTTCTTGCATTCTTCGAAGCCACGCTAAGAGTAGCGTGAGGCACAACACGAAGACGTTCCTTAGGTATCAATTCACCAGTAACACGGTCAATACCATAAGTTTTATTTTCTATACGCAACAAAGCTGCTTCAAGTCCTTTTATGAACTTTTGCAGACGTTGAACCATCTGAATCATGTCTTCCTTGCTCTGGTTGGCATTACCATCATCCAAAACTTTATTATAAGTGGGAGACGTATCATCCACACCATTGTCATCTTGATTCATAAGCTGGCGCATAATAGAAGAATACTCTTCGTGAGCCACCTTCAATTTGCCATTAATAATTCCGCGGAACTCTTCCAAATCCTCATCAGAATAACGTGTTTTCTTGTCCATAGATATATAAGTATTTAATTATATCCTCTTACTAGTTCTTTTCAACAGTGATGTTAAGTTTAAACTCATCGAATTCGGTTTCTACTCCATCATTGTCTGCGATCTTTATATCATTTGCCAATACTTGGCTCTTGATCATTTCACCAAAAG
Protein-coding sequences here:
- a CDS encoding TraR/DksA family transcriptional regulator, whose protein sequence is MDKKTRYSDEDLEEFRGIINGKLKVAHEEYSSIMRQLMNQDDNGVDDTSPTYNKVLDDGNANQSKEDMIQMVQRLQKFIKGLEAALLRIENKTYGIDRVTGELIPKERLRVVPHATLSVASKNARKK
- a CDS encoding DUF4296 domain-containing protein — its product is MKSSSLQGCKFLKMTISSLVVIMGLFLVVSCKPSVPSQFIQPDKMGDVLYDYHLASSMAQISGNDSVNTIKYRAAVLKKYGYTPAEFDSSMVYYMRHTDQLKQIYEDLTKRLGKEAVALGASADAVNRFGSVTANGDTANVWNEESAMVLTPQKPFNLNSFSMVADSTFHKGDGIILDFDTQFIFQDGMRDGVVVLAVKFGNDSIATQNMHISSASHFNLTIRDDKKLGIKEIRGFFMLNKSQDPGDNATTLKLMIISNIKLYRMHQSKAAANKVNGDSIKTSGNDSAKSNGQRPMPPSSVPVPPNSDPNMQPKRQMPIPPKALN
- a CDS encoding lipoprotein signal peptidase → MKKNSYLSQDRLLAFVLIIAILVIDQIIKIEVKTNMCLGESVRVTDWFYISFIENNGMAYGMTFFNKLVLSVFRIIAVGCIGWYMHKVLQQKHSTGYIVVLSMILAGAAGNIIDSMFYGLIFNASSPFYVSYLVPFGSGYASFLQGKVVDMFYFPLIVTTYPDWVPFKGGQEFVFFSPVFNFADACISVGVVLLLLFFRKDMEGISETVRGAFKKK